One Chanodichthys erythropterus isolate Z2021 chromosome 22, ASM2448905v1, whole genome shotgun sequence DNA window includes the following coding sequences:
- the zgc:103482 gene encoding intracellular hyaluronan-binding protein 4 isoform X1, which yields MKELVEEMADEGYGCAVANRFGQLLDDESDPFDILYAVGVEKKQKKKKEEPKKTSTSTTTKAGKKESQRDRKIILPAGGSGQGQVRLARGEVEERIERRVNFERKFSDAEAPLSFSVERPVDVLDRPVRGRGTGRGRGARGPGYPRSNDGFDQRGKREFERHSGSDRTSVRSEEKRSGSGSRNWGSMRDHMSEIEEASPSEEVVENEETQEAVETDGENRPSETEEVIEVAIEMTLDEWKALQEQSRPKVELNIRKADTPMPSKAMVIHKSKFLQKQHNGIDEEDVVFRRPANDITCQLEINFGSLARPSRGGRGGRGGRGRGAPSMASQRSPQKLEPAPNPDDPEDFPALA from the exons ATGAAGGAGTTAGTGGAGGAAATGGCTGATGAGGGGTATGGATGCGCGGTTGCAAATCGTTTCGGCCAGCTGCTGGACGATGAATCCGACCCTTTCGACATCTTGTATGCGGTAGGGGTAGAAAAaaagcagaagaaaaagaaagaggagcCAAAGAAAACTTCAACTTCAACTACGACTAAAGCTGGTAAGAAGGAGTCTCAAAGGGACAGGAAAATCATTCTTCCAGCAGGTGGGAGTGGACAAG GCCAAGTCCGTCTTGCTCGAGGAGAGGTTGAGGAACGAATAGAAAGACGCGTGAATTTTGAGCGCAAATTCAGCGATGCCGAAGCACCCCTCAGTTTCTCTGTTGAGAG GCCTGTGGATGTATTGGACAGGCCTGTCAGAGGAAGAGGCACTGGACGAGGACGAGGAGCCCGGGGCCCAGGATATCCAAGATCCAACGATGGATTTGACCAGAGAGGAAAGAGGGAGTTTGAAAGACACAGTGGCAGTGACCGAAC GAGTGTCCGTTCGGAAGAGAAGCGCAGTGGCAGTGGATCTCGTAACTGGGGCTCTATGAGAGACCACATGAG TGAAATTGAAGAGGCCTCCCCTAGTGAGGAGGTCGTTGAAAATGAGGAGACCCAAGAGGCAGTTGAGACTGATGGAGAAAACAG ACCATCCGAGACTGAGGAAGTGATTGAGGTTGCCATAGAGATGACACTGGATGAGTGGAAAGCCCTACAGGAGCAAAGCAGGCCCAAGGTAGAGCTGAATATCCGTAAGGCAGACACCCCTATGCCTTCCAAGGCCATGGTTATCCATAAGTCCAAATTCCTTCAG aAACAACATAATGGCATTGATGAAGAGGATGTGGTTTTCCGTCGCCCGGCCAATGACATTACCTGTCAACTGGAGATCAACTTTGGCAGCCTTGCTCGGCCCTCTCGTGGTGGGAGAGGTGGACGAGGTGGTCGTGGCCGTGGAGCTCCCTCCATGGCATCCCAAAGATCTCCACAAAAACTTGAACCT GCTCCAAACCCGGATGATCCAGAAGATTTCCCTGCACTGGCCTAG
- the zgc:103482 gene encoding intracellular hyaluronan-binding protein 4 isoform X2, which yields MKELVEEMADEGYGCAVANRFGQLLDDESDPFDILYAVGVEKKQKKKKEEPKKTSTSTTTKAGQVRLARGEVEERIERRVNFERKFSDAEAPLSFSVERPVDVLDRPVRGRGTGRGRGARGPGYPRSNDGFDQRGKREFERHSGSDRTSVRSEEKRSGSGSRNWGSMRDHMSEIEEASPSEEVVENEETQEAVETDGENRPSETEEVIEVAIEMTLDEWKALQEQSRPKVELNIRKADTPMPSKAMVIHKSKFLQKQHNGIDEEDVVFRRPANDITCQLEINFGSLARPSRGGRGGRGGRGRGAPSMASQRSPQKLEPAPNPDDPEDFPALA from the exons ATGAAGGAGTTAGTGGAGGAAATGGCTGATGAGGGGTATGGATGCGCGGTTGCAAATCGTTTCGGCCAGCTGCTGGACGATGAATCCGACCCTTTCGACATCTTGTATGCGGTAGGGGTAGAAAAaaagcagaagaaaaagaaagaggagcCAAAGAAAACTTCAACTTCAACTACGACTAAAGCTG GCCAAGTCCGTCTTGCTCGAGGAGAGGTTGAGGAACGAATAGAAAGACGCGTGAATTTTGAGCGCAAATTCAGCGATGCCGAAGCACCCCTCAGTTTCTCTGTTGAGAG GCCTGTGGATGTATTGGACAGGCCTGTCAGAGGAAGAGGCACTGGACGAGGACGAGGAGCCCGGGGCCCAGGATATCCAAGATCCAACGATGGATTTGACCAGAGAGGAAAGAGGGAGTTTGAAAGACACAGTGGCAGTGACCGAAC GAGTGTCCGTTCGGAAGAGAAGCGCAGTGGCAGTGGATCTCGTAACTGGGGCTCTATGAGAGACCACATGAG TGAAATTGAAGAGGCCTCCCCTAGTGAGGAGGTCGTTGAAAATGAGGAGACCCAAGAGGCAGTTGAGACTGATGGAGAAAACAG ACCATCCGAGACTGAGGAAGTGATTGAGGTTGCCATAGAGATGACACTGGATGAGTGGAAAGCCCTACAGGAGCAAAGCAGGCCCAAGGTAGAGCTGAATATCCGTAAGGCAGACACCCCTATGCCTTCCAAGGCCATGGTTATCCATAAGTCCAAATTCCTTCAG aAACAACATAATGGCATTGATGAAGAGGATGTGGTTTTCCGTCGCCCGGCCAATGACATTACCTGTCAACTGGAGATCAACTTTGGCAGCCTTGCTCGGCCCTCTCGTGGTGGGAGAGGTGGACGAGGTGGTCGTGGCCGTGGAGCTCCCTCCATGGCATCCCAAAGATCTCCACAAAAACTTGAACCT GCTCCAAACCCGGATGATCCAGAAGATTTCCCTGCACTGGCCTAG